The genomic segment GTAACATAATTGCCGTAATTAAGCAAAGTAACCGCATAAACAGCACGTTTTTCCAAAAACTATGTCTTCTTTATTTTGGCTGTAAATTATGCTAAGTAAACTCAATTTTAATATATTTATTAAAAAAAGGTTAAATATGTTAATTGTTTGTGCTATAATAATGTCAATTATCCAAATGGTTGCAAATAGCTAATAATTTTGAGGAGTGTATGTTATGCTAAAGCAATTGAAGATCGGTCCCAGAATCTTAGTCAGTTTTGGTTTGGTTTTTCTTTTATGTGCAATTACAATGGGTATTTCTTTAATTAGCATCAACAATGTGGGTAAAGAACTGGATGATTTTTACAACCAAGATTTTGCAGTGGTAGATTGCGCATGGAATGTAAAAGTTTCTATGATAGATGCCGAAAAAAATATTTTTCGCTCCGTCACAGATGATAATCCACAAAATACTGCTAAATTTTTAAAGCTGGCAAGGACAAGCCTAGAGAATTTAAAAGAAGCGAATATACTTCTTAATGAAAAATTCACCGGCGACAAAGAGCTTTTAGAAAACTATAACACTGCCCTGAAAAAAGCCGACCCTATTAGGGAACGTCTTATTAGTTCTATAGCAGGCGGTTATTGTACTGTAGCACTTCAAATGATGAACCAGGAATATCTTCCTCTAATGAAAGAGGCAACCGGAGCACTGGATGAAATATCTGCTCTTTCAAATAATGCTGCTAGCACTGCGGTAGAAAACAGCGCGAAAATCCGCCAGCAGGTGTTTTTATCACTGCTGATACTCAGTACGCTTTGTTTGATTGCAATTATTTTTATTTCTTTATCGTTAACCAGGGGCATTGTAAAACCTCTTGACGAAATTAAAACAGCAGCGCAAGAGCTTGCAAAGGGGAACTTACAAAAAGAAATTACATATGCGGGCAAAGATGAAGTAGGCAGCCTTGCACAAAGTGTAAGAGAAACAATGCTGCAACTTAAAGTGCTGATTGAAAACATTGGTATGGTTTTGGGGAGAGTTGCCGAAAGCGACTTGACAGCGAGGGTGGACATTGAATATGTTGGTGATTTTAGCCCTGTCAAAGATTCTATCGAAAAAATCCTTTGCTCTATGAACGGTACGATGTATCAGATTGAACAAGCTTCCAGTGAGGTTGCAGGTGGTTCCGATCAGGTATCCAACGGTGCGCAGGCAATGTCGCAGGGTGCAACCGAGCAGGCGAGTGCCATTGAAGAACTCGCGGCCTCCGTCAGTGAAATTTCGCAGCAGGTTAACTTAACGGCAGCAAACACCAATACTACCAAAAATTTAGTAAACGCTACCGGGGAGGCTCTTTTGGAGAGCGATAAAAAAATGCAGAGTATGCTTACAGAAATGGAGAGAATCAATAATTCCTCCAATCAAATCAGTAAAATCATTAAAACGATTGATGATATTGCTTTTCAAACAAACATCCTTGCCTTAAATGCAGCGGTAGAGGCGGCACGTGCGGGGCAGGCGGGCAAAGGCTTTGCTGTAGTTGCCGAAGAAGTAAGAAATCTTGCATCCAAAAGTGCAGAGGCGGCTAAAAACACCGCAGTTTTAATCGAAAATTCTATCAATATGGTAGCAGGGGGTACAAAAACTGCAAATGAAACAGCCGAATCGCTGAAATGTATTGTTGAGAACACTAAAAAAATCACGGCATTAATCAATGAGATTTCTACGGCATCCACCGAGCAGGCAACCGCAATTACGCAAGTTACGCACGGAATAGACCAAATCTCTTCTGTAGTACAGACGAACTCTGCAACTGCAGAGCAAAGTGCTGCTGCAAGCCAAGAGCTTAGCGGGCAAGCGCAACTGCTCAAGCAACTGGTTAAAAAATTCCGGCTCAGAAAACAAAATGAAACCGATGAAATCGTGTGCAACGACGATTTCATCCAACAGGAACATATTACATCGTTGGATCAGTTTGAAGCAAAAGGGAAATCACCCGAAAAATACTAAATTTGCTTTATGTGTAAATACGATTTATTGTGCCTAAATAACGTACAAGAGATGATTTTGTGGTTTTGCACAATTTATAAATAAAATATTGTATACGTTTGGAAAGATTAGTACTTAAGTTTTTCCATAACCGTACGATATATGTTATAGAACAGCAAAAATACTGTTCGCAAACCGGATGGGGACAAGGCGCCGTTTCTGTTCGGTAAATAAATAGGGTTTTAGGGAAAGGATTCCCTGAAATAAAAAATACATGGAGGTAAAATTATGATTATCCAACACAACATTATGGCTCTTAACGCTCACAGACAGTTGGGCGGCAACAACACTGCAGTATCCAAAAACCTCGAGAAACTTTCTTCTGGTTTTAAAATCAACCGCGCTGGTGACGACGCTGCTGGTCTTGCTATCTCTGAGAAAATGAGAGCACAGATTAAAGGTCTTGAAAGAGCTCAGGCTAACGCACAAGACGGTATCTCTTTGGTACAGTCAGCTGAGGGTGCTTTGACCGAAGTTCACTCCATGCTCAACCGTATGGTAGAGTTGGCTACTCAGTCTGCAAACGGCACATATAAAGATGATGTTGACCGTGATGCTCTGCAGAGTGAAGTGGATTCTCTGAACGCAGAAATCAACCGTATTGCTGAATACACCGATTTTAACGGAATTAAATTGCTGGATGGTACAGTAGGCGGCTACAATGCAACAAATATTCCTGCAGCTGCTGGTATTCATGGTGCAAATCCTGCAACCGTATCGGGCGGAAAACTTGCTGCAGGCGATGTAGTTAACTTCACTATTGCTGCCGATGGTAAAGTAACCATTAAAGATTTGAATGGTGATGCACCTGGTGCTGCTGGTATTACAGCTAATGGCGATGCTAAGAATCCTACTGGTGCAGGCACATTTAAGTTTACAATCTCGATGAATAAAGCTACTGCAACTGCTGAAGATTACGAGAAATGGAACGGCGTAGAGATTTCCTTCACATCTATCGGAAATGGCGCTCCAACAGACGTAGCCTTCACCGTTGCAGCAAACGCTGACGGAAACATCGGCGGCGGCTTGAACCTGCAAATTGGTGATTCTGCTAGCCAACAAATTAATGTTTCTATTGCTGACATGGGCACAAAAGCTTTGGGTATTGATACCATTAGCATTGGTACAGAGGCTGGCGCTAAGAATGCAATTCAAACCATTAAAGATGCTATCAACAAAGTATCTACCAACCGCTCGAACCTCGGTGCTGTTCAGAACCGTCTCGAGCACACCATCAACAACCTCGGCGTAACCACCGAGAACATGACCGCTGCTGAGTCTCGTATCCGTGACGTAGACATGGCTAAAGAGATGATGGCGTTCACCAAGAACAACGTTCTTACTCAGGCTGCTCAGGCAATGCTTGCTCAGGCAAACCAACAGCCTCAGTCTGTTCTCCAACTCCTCAGATAATTATTATTCTGAACATAAAAAGAACCACCTTCGGGTGGTTCTTTTTTTAGTCTTTTTTAATGTTTGGGGTTTGCTTTTACAGCAAGAATAGCCTGCACAAGGGCGGTGGTTACCTCTGCATTGTGCTGTTGTTCGGTTATACTGAGCATTGCCTTATTGCTGTTATCTATCACAACATATTTTGCCGATAGTTTGTTTAAAGCAATTGCTGCTATTTCTTTTTTGCACTTGTCACATTTACAGCAGTTAAACCGTGCAAGCGCTGCATCTAATTTGGAGAGCACGAGTTCTTCCATCAAATTTACCAAAACATTTTGGTTTTCTATTTTTGAAGGCTTGCCTGCGCTGCTTTCATTTTCGGGTTTGGGTTCTTCTACATCGGCAGGTTTATCAGTACTGTTCGATTCGGTTGAAAGATTCTTAGCATAAGAAGGCATAATCTTACGGTACATTGCGTCCTTGTCAATTTCTCTTTTACTCCGTGCCATATTTGTTATACCCCCTTTGCAACCAGTTCATCAATTAAAGCGGTATAATCTAATGTAACATTGTTTTTGGGTGCATATTTCAACATGCTGCGCTGCAACGACTGTGCCTCGCTTACCGCTACACTTGCACGTATAAAAGTATCAAAAACAGGAATATCCAAATCTTTCGCAATCATTTCTACCGTACCGCGTACCTCGCCGCTAAACAATGTGCGAGGGTTATGTTTTGTAAGCAAAATGCCCAGTATAGCAATGGATGGGTTGCAACGATTTTTTACTCGTTCAACAGTTTCGTAAAGCTGTGTTATGCCCTGCAAACTAAAAATATCCGAAAGCATAGGTACAATTACCCCGTCTGATACCGCAAACGCATTAACCGTAAGGATGCCGAGAGCCGGCGGGGTATCAATAAAGATGTAATCGTAAAGAGGAAGAAGTGGTTGCAAAGCATTTTTCAGTAAAAATTCACGGTCGGTATCGGTAAACTCCAGCTCAATGCTACTGAGTAAAATATTGGCTGCAATAATATCGATAAGCTCGGTTTTTTGTATGGCAAATTGGGTTTTCAGTTCGCCTTTCAGTACATCATAAATCGTGGCGCTGGTTTCAGTGTCCGCTCCCATACTAAAGCTCAAGTTGCCCTGTGGGTCAAGGTCGATTGCAAGCACTCTGTATCCACGTGCTTTTAACCCAATAGCCAGCATACCTGTAGTTGTGGTTTTGCCTACACCGCCCTTCTGGTTTGATACGGACAAAATTTTACACATTGCAATATCCCCCTTGAAGTTGGTACTTCACTATGAAACGATTAAATTCTATTATATAGCCTTTTTCGACGTTTTACAATAATAGAAAATTCAAAATAATTTTAGTTATCTATTAAGTTTTTTTATAATGATACGATTAGTTATATAGAAGATGATTATTTAAAAATAATATGTGAATGGCGCTGTTAAAGCGTGGGAAAGGGTGTTATCTATGGAGATTAAGCCATCATCCGGTTTTAATATTTATAAAGCGAATGCTCGTAGTGCGATGAACTGCGAAAACTCTGTGGGCAAAAGTGTTTCTTCTGCTGCCCCCAACAAGATGGACACTATTTCCATCAGTGCACAAGGTGCGCAGCAAAAAGAAACTGCAAAGCTGGTTAGTTCTATTACAAAAGAGATTACCGCTGATGCAGATTCAGCTAAAGTGAATGCATTAAAAACAGCAATTCAAAACGGAACCTATTCGGTTTCGGCTGAAAAAATTGCAGATGCAATTTTAAACGGATTGTTTGCATAAGATTTAATTTTATAGAAATGGGGTGACCGGCGTTTGGGCAGCAAACAGGAATTATTGGACTTTTTATATGAATATGCAGGTTTCTTTACTGAAATGGAGCAAACCGAAACACAAAAGCTTGATAACCTGCTTTCGCGGCAGTTGGAACGCATTGAGCATTCCATTGCTGTACAACAAGCTATGGATAAAAGACTGGAAAACTTGGAAAAAAAGCGGGTGGATTTGCAAATAAAGCTGGGCTTTGACGGTATGACGTTTACCCG from the Hydrogenoanaerobacterium saccharovorans genome contains:
- a CDS encoding methyl-accepting chemotaxis protein codes for the protein MLKQLKIGPRILVSFGLVFLLCAITMGISLISINNVGKELDDFYNQDFAVVDCAWNVKVSMIDAEKNIFRSVTDDNPQNTAKFLKLARTSLENLKEANILLNEKFTGDKELLENYNTALKKADPIRERLISSIAGGYCTVALQMMNQEYLPLMKEATGALDEISALSNNAASTAVENSAKIRQQVFLSLLILSTLCLIAIIFISLSLTRGIVKPLDEIKTAAQELAKGNLQKEITYAGKDEVGSLAQSVRETMLQLKVLIENIGMVLGRVAESDLTARVDIEYVGDFSPVKDSIEKILCSMNGTMYQIEQASSEVAGGSDQVSNGAQAMSQGATEQASAIEELAASVSEISQQVNLTAANTNTTKNLVNATGEALLESDKKMQSMLTEMERINNSSNQISKIIKTIDDIAFQTNILALNAAVEAARAGQAGKGFAVVAEEVRNLASKSAEAAKNTAVLIENSINMVAGGTKTANETAESLKCIVENTKKITALINEISTASTEQATAITQVTHGIDQISSVVQTNSATAEQSAAASQELSGQAQLLKQLVKKFRLRKQNETDEIVCNDDFIQQEHITSLDQFEAKGKSPEKY
- a CDS encoding flagellin, which encodes MIIQHNIMALNAHRQLGGNNTAVSKNLEKLSSGFKINRAGDDAAGLAISEKMRAQIKGLERAQANAQDGISLVQSAEGALTEVHSMLNRMVELATQSANGTYKDDVDRDALQSEVDSLNAEINRIAEYTDFNGIKLLDGTVGGYNATNIPAAAGIHGANPATVSGGKLAAGDVVNFTIAADGKVTIKDLNGDAPGAAGITANGDAKNPTGAGTFKFTISMNKATATAEDYEKWNGVEISFTSIGNGAPTDVAFTVAANADGNIGGGLNLQIGDSASQQINVSIADMGTKALGIDTISIGTEAGAKNAIQTIKDAINKVSTNRSNLGAVQNRLEHTINNLGVTTENMTAAESRIRDVDMAKEMMAFTKNNVLTQAAQAMLAQANQQPQSVLQLLR
- a CDS encoding late competence development ComFB family protein, which gives rise to MARSKREIDKDAMYRKIMPSYAKNLSTESNSTDKPADVEEPKPENESSAGKPSKIENQNVLVNLMEELVLSKLDAALARFNCCKCDKCKKEIAAIALNKLSAKYVVIDNSNKAMLSITEQQHNAEVTTALVQAILAVKANPKH
- a CDS encoding ParA family protein, yielding MCKILSVSNQKGGVGKTTTTGMLAIGLKARGYRVLAIDLDPQGNLSFSMGADTETSATIYDVLKGELKTQFAIQKTELIDIIAANILLSSIELEFTDTDREFLLKNALQPLLPLYDYIFIDTPPALGILTVNAFAVSDGVIVPMLSDIFSLQGITQLYETVERVKNRCNPSIAILGILLTKHNPRTLFSGEVRGTVEMIAKDLDIPVFDTFIRASVAVSEAQSLQRSMLKYAPKNNVTLDYTALIDELVAKGV
- the flgM gene encoding flagellar biosynthesis anti-sigma factor FlgM, translating into MEIKPSSGFNIYKANARSAMNCENSVGKSVSSAAPNKMDTISISAQGAQQKETAKLVSSITKEITADADSAKVNALKTAIQNGTYSVSAEKIADAILNGLFA